A DNA window from Acropora palmata chromosome 12, jaAcrPala1.3, whole genome shotgun sequence contains the following coding sequences:
- the LOC141859471 gene encoding ATP-dependent DNA helicase RecQ-like → MPYQRSVQAVVIDEAHCILEWGDDFRKDYSSMLCAIALTATASKTDVSGIKESLNLRNPLEVIGNPSRPNIHNKKGFRKGEDKDFFEQLLQPIACDLKAKTVNYLITIMYLPLRWCGFAFKFFERHLGSEQYYPSNAQPLPENRLFAQYHAPQTSAMKDQILKELSSAVSKVRVVFATVAMGMGVGIQSIQTVIHAEPPRTVGEYFQETGRASHDGKVAHAVPYYNNLDISKNREGMSDNIHNFCPLEDGCLRKFLLSCLDGKVPDTKGTSHLCCSYCESVCKCPDCMA, encoded by the exons ATGCCATACCAACGATCTGTGCAAGCGGTAGTCATTGATGAAGCGCATTGCATTTTAGAGTG GGGAGATGACTTCAGGAAAGATTATTCATCTATGTTGTGCGCCATTGCACTGACTGCTACAGCAAGCAAGACCGACGTTAGCGGCATTAAGGAATCGCTCAACCTAAGAAATCCGCTAGAGGTCATAGGGAACCCAAGCAGGCCTAACATTCACAACAAGAAAGGATTCCGTAAAGGTGAGGATAAAGACTTCTTTGAGCAATTGCTGCAGCCTATTGCCtgtgatttgaaagcaaaaactgTGAATTACCTAATCACAATAATGTATCTACCCCTGAGATGGTGtggttttgcttttaaattctttgaaaGACATTTGGGAAGTGAGCAGTACTACCCTTCTAATGCCCAGCCATTACCAGAAAACAGACTTTTTGCCCAGTATCACGCCCCCCAGACAAGTGCCATGAaggatcaaatattaaaggaACTGTCTTCAGCTGTTTCAAAAGTTAGAGTAGTGTTCGCCACAGTTGCCATGGGAATGGGAGTAGGCATTCAATCAATACAGACTGTGATTCATGCAGAACCACCACGCACAGTAGGGGAATATTTTCAGGAGACTGGACGAGCTAGTCATGATGGTAAAGTGGCTCATGCTGTGCCGTACTACAATAATCTTGACATTTCTAAAAATCGTGAAGGCATGAGCGACAATATTCACAACTTTTGCCCCCTAGAGGATGGTTGCCTTAGGAAATTTCTTTTGAGCTGTCTGGATGGAAAAGTACCAGATACAAAAGGCACTTCCCATCTGTGCTGCAGTTATTGTGAATCTGTATGCAAATGTCCTGATTGCATGGCATAG